A portion of the Enterobacter sp. SA187 genome contains these proteins:
- the fklB gene encoding FKBP-type peptidyl-prolyl cis-trans isomerase: protein MTTPTFDTIEAQASYGIGLQVGQQLSESGLQGLLPEALVAGIADALAGKQPAVPVDVVHRALREIHERADAVRRERFEAMASEGVKYLDENREKDGVNSTESGLQFRVLTQGEGPIPARTDRVRVHYTGKLIDGTVFDSSVARGEPAEFPVNGVIPGWIEALTLMPVGSKWELTIPQNLAYGERGAGASIPPFSTLVFEVELLEIL from the coding sequence ATGACAACCCCGACTTTTGACACTATCGAAGCGCAGGCAAGCTACGGCATTGGCCTGCAGGTAGGGCAGCAACTGAGCGAGTCTGGCCTGCAGGGGCTGTTACCGGAAGCGCTGGTAGCGGGCATAGCTGACGCGCTGGCAGGCAAACAGCCGGCGGTACCGGTCGATGTCGTTCACCGTGCCCTGCGTGAAATCCATGAACGCGCTGACGCAGTCCGTCGCGAGCGCTTTGAAGCGATGGCGTCTGAAGGCGTGAAATACCTGGACGAAAATCGTGAGAAAGACGGCGTGAACAGCACCGAATCCGGTCTGCAGTTCCGTGTACTGACTCAGGGCGAAGGTCCGATCCCGGCACGTACTGACCGCGTGCGCGTGCACTACACCGGTAAACTGATCGACGGCACCGTGTTCGACAGCTCTGTCGCCCGTGGCGAACCGGCTGAATTCCCGGTTAACGGCGTGATCCCAGGCTGGATCGAAGCGCTGACCCTGATGCCGGTTGGCTCGAAGTGGGAACTGACCATTCCGCAGAACCTGGCGTATGGCGAGCGTGGCGCAGGCGCGTCTATTCCTCCGTTCAGCACCCTGGTCTTTGAAGTGGAATTACTGGAAATCCTGTAA
- the cycA gene encoding D-serine/D-alanine/glycine transporter, whose translation MVDQTKVAADQQAPAEQSLRRNLTNRHIQLIAIGGAIGTGLFMGSGKTISLAGPSIIFVYMIIGFMLFFVMRAMGELLLSNLEYKSFSDFAADLLGPWAGYFTGWTYWFCWVVTGMADVVAITSYAQFWFPNLSDWVASLAVILLLLSLNLATVKMFGEMEFWFAMIKIVAIVGLVVVGLVMVLTEFTSPSGVQASFAHLWNDGGWFPKGISGFFAGFQIAVFAFVGIELVGTTAAETKDPEKSLPRAINSIPIRIIMFYVFALIIIMSVTPWSSVVAEKSPFVELFVLVGLPAAASIINFVVLTSAASSANSGVFSTSRMLFGLAQDGAAPKSFGKLSKRAVPATGLTFSCICLLGGVVMLYVNPSVISAFTMITTVSAILFMFVWTIILCSYLVYRKQRPHLHEKSIYKMPLGKLMCWVCMAFFVFVLVLLTLEEDTRQALIVTPLWFIVLGVFWFLVGKKRMARMRR comes from the coding sequence ATGGTAGATCAAACGAAGGTCGCCGCTGACCAGCAGGCTCCGGCGGAGCAATCGCTACGGCGCAATCTCACCAACCGTCACATCCAGCTTATCGCCATCGGCGGCGCTATCGGCACCGGCCTGTTTATGGGCTCAGGTAAAACCATCAGTCTGGCCGGCCCGTCGATCATATTTGTCTATATGATCATCGGCTTTATGCTGTTTTTCGTGATGCGCGCGATGGGCGAACTGCTGCTGTCAAATCTGGAATATAAGTCGTTCAGCGATTTCGCCGCCGATTTGCTGGGGCCGTGGGCGGGTTACTTTACCGGCTGGACCTACTGGTTTTGCTGGGTGGTTACCGGCATGGCCGACGTGGTGGCGATCACCTCTTATGCACAGTTCTGGTTCCCCAACTTATCGGACTGGGTGGCTTCGCTGGCGGTGATCCTGCTGTTGCTGAGCCTCAACCTCGCGACGGTGAAGATGTTCGGCGAAATGGAATTCTGGTTCGCGATGATCAAGATTGTCGCCATTGTCGGCCTGGTCGTGGTGGGTCTGGTGATGGTGCTGACCGAATTCACCTCACCGAGTGGCGTACAGGCCTCTTTCGCGCATCTGTGGAATGACGGCGGCTGGTTCCCGAAAGGCATCAGCGGTTTCTTTGCCGGTTTCCAGATCGCGGTGTTTGCCTTTGTAGGGATTGAACTGGTCGGTACGACGGCCGCAGAAACGAAGGATCCGGAAAAATCCCTGCCGCGCGCCATTAACTCCATTCCGATCCGTATCATCATGTTCTACGTGTTCGCGCTGATTATTATTATGTCGGTGACGCCGTGGAGCTCGGTAGTGGCGGAAAAGAGCCCGTTCGTTGAGCTGTTCGTGCTGGTCGGCTTACCGGCGGCAGCAAGCATTATCAACTTTGTGGTGCTGACTTCGGCCGCCTCGTCGGCAAACAGCGGCGTGTTCTCCACCAGCCGTATGTTGTTCGGCCTGGCGCAGGACGGGGCCGCGCCGAAAAGCTTCGGTAAGTTGTCAAAACGCGCGGTACCGGCAACGGGCCTGACCTTCTCTTGCATCTGCCTGCTGGGCGGTGTGGTGATGCTGTATGTTAATCCGAGCGTGATCTCTGCCTTCACTATGATCACCACGGTGTCGGCGATCCTGTTCATGTTTGTGTGGACCATTATTCTTTGCTCGTATCTGGTCTACCGCAAACAGCGTCCGCACCTGCATGAGAAGTCGATTTATAAGATGCCGCTCGGCAAGCTGATGTGCTGGGTATGTATGGCGTTTTTCGTCTTCGTGCTGGTTCTGCTGACGCTGGAAGAAGATACCCGTCAGGCGCTGATCGTCACGCCGCTGTGGTTTATCGTGCTGGGTGTGTTCTGGTTCTTAGTGGGTAAAAAGCGTATGGCACGTATGCGCCGCTAG
- the ytfE gene encoding iron-sulfur cluster repair protein YtfE, translated as MAFRDQPLGELALSIPRASALFRQYDMDYCCGGKQTLARAAARKELDVAVIEAQLAKLAEQPVEKDWRVEPLPHIIDHIIVRYHDRHREQLPELILQATKVERVHADKPNVPRGLTKYLTMLHQELSSHMMKEEQILFPMIKQGMGSHAAGPINVMESEHDEAGELLEVIKHTTNNVTPPPEACTTWKAMYNGINELIDDLMEHISLENNVLFPRALSGE; from the coding sequence ATGGCCTTTCGCGATCAACCTTTAGGTGAGCTGGCGCTGTCCATTCCCCGCGCTTCTGCCCTGTTCCGTCAATACGATATGGACTACTGCTGTGGGGGTAAGCAGACGCTGGCACGTGCCGCGGCTCGTAAGGAGCTGGATGTGGCGGTGATTGAAGCGCAGCTGGCGAAACTGGCCGAACAGCCGGTGGAGAAAGACTGGCGCGTGGAGCCGCTTCCTCACATCATCGACCACATCATTGTGCGCTACCACGATCGCCACCGCGAACAGTTGCCGGAGCTGATCCTGCAGGCCACCAAAGTCGAGCGCGTCCATGCCGATAAACCCAACGTGCCGCGCGGCCTGACCAAATACCTGACCATGCTGCATCAGGAGCTTTCCAGTCATATGATGAAAGAGGAGCAGATCCTCTTCCCGATGATCAAACAGGGCATGGGCAGCCACGCCGCTGGGCCGATTAACGTCATGGAGAGCGAACATGATGAAGCGGGGGAACTGCTGGAGGTGATCAAACACACCACCAATAACGTGACGCCGCCGCCGGAAGCCTGCACCACCTGGAAAGCGATGTATAACGGCATTAATGAACTGATTGACGATCTGATGGAGCACATCAGCCTGGAAAATAATGTGCTGTTTCCGCGGGCGTTAAGCGGGGAGTAA
- a CDS encoding methyl-accepting chemotaxis protein, producing the protein MFKRVKVITLLIMVLFVLGAMQLIAAGVFINALNNDKQNFNVSQVSSQNVAEFTDAWISLNQARVTLNRGMLRLQSSTASQINGGELGELVKTAKNLLADAQKHYEIYDALPETPGMDPRLPPELEKQYGIYSTTLTEMNRLLAAGDLEAMFRQGAESKQVAMQSVYREWRAAQAELANKGVIDNENDYVRIMWILSAIMLLVVAVIVASWIAMQRVLLKPLHEVMAHIRHIAAGDLTHEIDAEGKNEMALLASNVREMQQALATTVSVVRDGADTIFTGAGEISAGSNDLSSRTEQQAASLEETAASMEQLTATVKQNADNARQATQLAKTASETAQKGGAVVDGVVRTMDEIANSSSKIAQITNVIDGIAFQTNILALNAAVEAARAGEQGRGFAVVAGEVRTLASRSAQAAKEIKALIDDSGSRVDAGSALVHEAGETMAEIVSAVTRVTDIMGEIASASDEQSRGIDQVGQAVAEMDRVTQQNASLVEESAAAAAALEEQASLLNDTVAVFKVKRRAPAAVANARPAAVKMKPVAATTDANWETF; encoded by the coding sequence ATGTTTAAACGTGTAAAAGTAATAACCCTGTTAATAATGGTGCTTTTCGTGCTCGGCGCGATGCAACTGATTGCTGCGGGTGTGTTTATCAATGCGCTCAACAATGACAAACAGAATTTTAATGTTTCCCAGGTCTCCAGCCAGAACGTGGCGGAATTTACCGATGCCTGGATCAGCCTGAACCAGGCCCGCGTGACGCTTAACCGCGGGATGTTACGTCTGCAAAGCAGCACCGCCAGCCAGATCAACGGCGGCGAGCTGGGTGAGCTGGTGAAAACCGCGAAAAACCTGCTGGCCGATGCGCAGAAGCATTATGAAATCTACGACGCGCTGCCGGAAACGCCGGGTATGGATCCTCGTCTGCCGCCCGAGCTGGAAAAGCAGTACGGCATCTATTCCACCACCCTGACCGAAATGAACCGCCTGCTGGCGGCGGGCGATCTGGAAGCCATGTTCAGGCAGGGCGCGGAAAGCAAACAGGTCGCCATGCAGAGCGTCTACCGCGAATGGCGTGCTGCGCAGGCTGAGCTGGCCAACAAGGGCGTCATCGATAACGAAAATGATTATGTGCGCATCATGTGGATCCTCAGCGCCATTATGTTGCTGGTGGTGGCGGTGATCGTCGCCAGCTGGATCGCCATGCAGCGCGTGCTGCTGAAGCCGTTACATGAAGTAATGGCTCACATCCGCCACATCGCGGCGGGCGATCTGACCCATGAAATCGATGCGGAAGGCAAAAACGAAATGGCGCTGCTGGCGTCAAACGTACGTGAAATGCAGCAGGCGCTGGCGACCACCGTCAGCGTGGTGCGCGATGGCGCGGACACTATCTTTACCGGCGCAGGTGAGATCTCCGCAGGCAGCAACGATCTCTCCTCCCGTACCGAGCAGCAGGCCGCTTCGCTGGAAGAAACCGCTGCCAGTATGGAACAGCTGACCGCTACCGTGAAGCAGAACGCCGATAACGCCCGTCAGGCGACGCAGCTGGCGAAAACCGCCTCGGAAACCGCGCAGAAAGGCGGCGCAGTGGTCGACGGTGTGGTGCGTACCATGGATGAAATCGCCAACAGCTCCAGCAAAATCGCGCAGATCACCAATGTGATCGACGGCATTGCTTTCCAGACCAATATTCTGGCGCTGAACGCCGCGGTGGAAGCCGCCCGTGCCGGTGAGCAGGGTCGTGGCTTTGCGGTGGTAGCCGGTGAAGTTCGCACCCTGGCAAGCCGCAGCGCGCAGGCTGCCAAAGAGATCAAAGCGCTGATCGACGATTCCGGCAGCCGAGTGGATGCAGGTTCGGCACTGGTGCATGAAGCCGGTGAAACCATGGCGGAAATCGTCAGCGCCGTAACGCGTGTGACCGATATCATGGGCGAAATCGCCTCGGCGTCCGACGAACAGAGCCGTGGTATCGACCAGGTGGGTCAGGCGGTGGCGGAGATGGATCGCGTGACGCAGCAGAACGCCTCGCTGGTGGAAGAATCCGCGGCGGCGGCAGCGGCGCTGGAAGAGCAGGCCTCCCTGCTTAACGATACCGTGGCGGTGTTCAAAGTGAAACGTCGCGCCCCGGCTGCCGTAGCAAACGCGCGTCCGGCGGCGGTGAAAATGAAGCCGGTTGCCGCGACTACAGACGCGAACTGGGAAACCTTCTAA
- a CDS encoding DMT family transporter: protein MISGVLYALAAGLMWGLIFVGPLLVPDYPAILQSTGRYLALGLIAVPLAWLGRVRLRQLSRHDWLIALALTLSGNLVYYVCLASAIQRTGAPVSTMIIGTLPVVLPVLANLLYSKRDGKLPWLRLAPALLCIAAGLVCVNIAELRHGLPNFSGWRYGSGIALALVSVACWAWYALRNARWLRENPTRHPMMWATAQGLVTLPVSLVGYIAACVWLQADQPGFALPFGPRPLVFIGLMTAIAILCSWVGALCWNLASQKLPTVILGPLIVFETLAGLLYTFLLRQSVPPLLTVSGIALLVLGVVIAVRVKRVVNG from the coding sequence ATGATTAGTGGTGTGCTGTACGCCCTGGCCGCAGGGTTAATGTGGGGACTGATTTTTGTCGGGCCGCTGCTGGTGCCGGATTATCCGGCGATTTTGCAGTCGACCGGACGTTATCTGGCGCTCGGGCTTATCGCCGTGCCGCTGGCCTGGCTGGGGCGCGTACGTCTGCGTCAGTTAAGCCGTCATGACTGGTTGATCGCCCTGGCGCTGACCCTGTCGGGCAACCTGGTTTATTACGTTTGTCTCGCCAGCGCTATTCAGCGTACCGGCGCGCCCGTCTCAACGATGATCATCGGCACGCTGCCGGTGGTGCTGCCGGTGCTGGCGAATCTGCTCTACAGCAAGCGTGACGGCAAGCTGCCGTGGCTGCGCCTTGCGCCCGCGCTGCTGTGCATCGCCGCAGGGCTGGTGTGTGTGAATATCGCCGAACTGCGGCACGGGCTGCCGAATTTCAGCGGGTGGCGCTATGGTTCGGGGATCGCGCTGGCGCTGGTGTCGGTGGCGTGCTGGGCGTGGTATGCACTGCGTAACGCCCGCTGGCTGCGGGAAAATCCCACGCGTCATCCGATGATGTGGGCAACGGCGCAGGGCCTGGTGACGCTACCGGTGTCGCTGGTGGGCTATATTGCGGCCTGTGTGTGGTTACAGGCGGATCAGCCGGGATTTGCGCTGCCGTTTGGTCCACGCCCGCTGGTATTTATTGGCCTGATGACCGCCATTGCCATTTTGTGTTCATGGGTGGGGGCGCTGTGCTGGAACCTGGCCAGCCAGAAATTGCCGACGGTGATCCTTGGACCGTTGATCGTCTTCGAAACGCTGGCGGGCTTGCTGTATACCTTTTTGCTGCGCCAGAGCGTGCCGCCGCTGTTGACGGTGTCGGGGATTGCGCTGCTGGTGCTGGGGGTGGTGATCGCGGTACGGGTAAAACGAGTGGTGAACGGATGA
- a CDS encoding AraC family transcriptional regulator: protein MQGVPEQFSDEKDRARFRHLPQLPGVELYQAHISRYAFEPHTHEAFGIGAIEAGAERFRYRGAQHVAPVNSVVTMNPDELHTGEAETADGWRYRMIYLEPDLLEQVTGIRHWWFADASRHDPLRSRQICALIHALWHSDDTLAQQGYLLDLIDAFQPLARHAPVSAEGAHRFERVREYLHDNYMQPLTLDELARVASLSPYHFQRQFKAHYHVTPHQMLMAIRLWRAKNFLTHGLPAADVAALTGLTDQSHLTRAFTRRYGITPVRYQKQVARR from the coding sequence GTGCAAGGCGTACCGGAACAGTTCAGCGATGAGAAAGACCGCGCCCGTTTTCGGCACCTGCCGCAGTTGCCGGGCGTCGAGCTGTATCAGGCGCATATCTCCCGCTACGCCTTTGAGCCGCACACCCACGAAGCCTTCGGTATTGGCGCCATAGAAGCCGGTGCCGAGCGTTTTCGCTATCGCGGCGCGCAGCACGTCGCCCCGGTGAACTCCGTCGTCACCATGAATCCTGATGAACTGCACACCGGCGAAGCGGAAACCGCTGACGGCTGGCGCTATCGCATGATTTATCTGGAGCCTGACTTGCTGGAGCAGGTCACCGGCATCCGCCACTGGTGGTTTGCTGACGCCTCCCGTCACGATCCGCTGCGTTCGCGGCAGATTTGCGCCCTGATCCATGCCCTGTGGCATAGCGACGACACGCTGGCGCAGCAGGGTTATCTGCTCGATTTGATCGACGCTTTTCAGCCGCTGGCCCGTCATGCGCCGGTCAGTGCCGAAGGGGCGCACCGTTTTGAGCGCGTACGGGAGTACCTGCATGATAACTATATGCAGCCGCTGACCCTCGACGAACTGGCGCGCGTGGCGTCCCTCAGCCCGTACCATTTCCAGCGTCAGTTTAAAGCCCATTATCACGTCACCCCGCACCAGATGCTGATGGCGATCCGCCTGTGGCGGGCAAAGAATTTCCTTACCCACGGCCTGCCCGCCGCCGATGTCGCCGCCCTGACCGGGCTGACCGATCAGTCGCACCTGACCCGCGCCTTTACCCGCCGTTATGGCATCACGCCGGTACGCTACCAGAAGCAGGTCGCCCGCCGCTGA
- a CDS encoding SDR family oxidoreductase yields the protein MIAITGATGQLGQLAVAALQKTVPASQIVAIVRNPAKADALAQQGVVVRQADYGDEAALTRALEGVEKLLLISSSEVGQRTAQHRNVINAAKAAGVGFIAYTSLLHADTSPLGLAAEHIETEKLLAASGIPYALLRNGWYSENYLASAPPALEHGVFIGAAGDGKIASATREDYAAAAAKVVSEDGHAGKVYELAGDQAWTLSELAAELSAQSGKNVVYQNLSEADFAAALRGVGLPDAFASLLADSDTGASKGGLFDDSHTLSKLIGRPTTPLADSIKAIL from the coding sequence ATGATTGCCATTACCGGAGCCACCGGCCAGCTTGGTCAGTTAGCTGTCGCCGCCCTGCAAAAAACCGTTCCCGCCAGCCAGATCGTCGCCATTGTGCGTAACCCCGCGAAAGCCGACGCGCTGGCGCAACAGGGCGTCGTGGTGCGTCAGGCGGATTACGGCGACGAAGCGGCATTAACCCGCGCGCTTGAAGGCGTTGAGAAACTGCTGCTCATCTCCTCCAGCGAAGTGGGCCAGCGCACTGCCCAGCATCGCAATGTGATCAACGCAGCCAAAGCCGCAGGCGTCGGTTTTATCGCCTATACCAGCCTGCTGCATGCCGATACCTCACCGCTCGGCCTCGCCGCAGAACATATCGAAACGGAGAAACTGCTCGCCGCCTCCGGCATTCCTTACGCCCTGCTGCGTAACGGCTGGTACAGTGAAAACTACCTCGCCAGCGCCCCGCCTGCGCTGGAGCATGGCGTGTTTATCGGCGCGGCGGGCGACGGCAAAATCGCCTCGGCCACCCGGGAAGACTACGCCGCTGCCGCCGCAAAAGTGGTCAGTGAAGACGGCCATGCCGGTAAGGTGTATGAGCTGGCGGGCGATCAGGCCTGGACGCTCAGCGAACTGGCGGCGGAACTGTCTGCGCAGAGCGGTAAAAACGTCGTTTATCAGAACCTCAGCGAGGCTGATTTTGCCGCCGCCCTGCGCGGTGTCGGCCTGCCGGACGCCTTCGCCAGCCTGCTGGCGGACTCCGACACCGGCGCGTCAAAAGGCGGTCTGTTTGATGACAGCCATACGCTCAGCAAACTGATTGGTCGCCCGACCACGCCGCTTGCCGACAGCATTAAAGCCATCCTGTAA
- a CDS encoding winged helix-turn-helix transcriptional regulator: protein MKKIERPATLSEQLRDGNLFAEQCPSRDVLKHVTSRWGVLILVALRDGTHRFSELRRKMGGVSEKMLSQSLQWLEQDGFINRVSYPVVPPHVEYSLTPLGEQVSEKVADLADWIELNLPQVLALRDERAA from the coding sequence ATGAAGAAAATTGAACGTCCTGCCACGCTCAGCGAGCAGCTGCGCGACGGCAATTTATTCGCCGAGCAGTGTCCATCCCGGGATGTGCTTAAACATGTCACCAGTCGCTGGGGAGTGTTGATCCTGGTGGCGCTGCGCGACGGCACGCACCGTTTCAGCGAACTACGCCGCAAGATGGGGGGCGTCAGCGAGAAAATGCTGTCGCAAAGCCTGCAATGGCTGGAGCAGGACGGCTTTATCAATCGGGTGTCCTATCCGGTGGTGCCGCCCCATGTGGAGTACAGCCTGACGCCGCTGGGCGAGCAGGTGAGCGAGAAAGTGGCCGATCTGGCGGACTGGATCGAGCTGAATCTGCCGCAGGTGCTGGCGCTTCGCGACGAGCGTGCTGCGTAA
- a CDS encoding bifunctional 2',3'-cyclic-nucleotide 2'-phosphodiesterase/3'-nucleotidase, with product MIKFSATLLATLIAASVQAATVDLRIMETTDLHSNMMDFDYYKDSATEKFGLVRTASLINAARSEATNSVLVDNGDLIQGSPLGDYVASHGLKKGEVHPVYKALNTLDYAVGNLGNHEFNYGLDFLHNALAGAKFPYVNANIIDVKTKKPLFTPYLIKETTVKDKDGKDHTLRIGYIGFVPPQIMTWDKANLDGKVTVNDITETARRYVPEMREKGADLVVVVAHSGLSADPYQAMAENSVYYLSQVPGVDTILFGHAHAVFPSKDFAGIKGADVENGKLNGVPSVMPGMWGDHLGVVDLTLSNDSGKWQVTQSKAEARPIYDAVAKKSLAAEDSKLVDVLKHDHDATREFVSKPIGKSADNMYSYLALVQDDPTVQVVNNAQKAYVEHFIQGDPDLAKLPVLSAAAPFKVGGRKNDPASFVEVEKGQLTFRNAADLYLYPNTLVVVKVSGSELKEWLECSAGQFNQIDVNSSKPQSLINWDGFRTYNFDVIDGVKYQIDITQPARYDGECQSVNPKAERIKDLTFNGKAVDPAATFLVATNNYRAYGGKFAGTGDSHIAFASPDENRAVLAKWIGDESARAGEIHPAADNNWRLAPIHSKTPLDIRFETSPSEKAAAFIKEKAQYPMKNTGTDDIGFAIYQLDLGGK from the coding sequence ATGATTAAGTTTAGCGCAACGCTCCTGGCCACGCTGATCGCCGCCAGCGTGCAGGCCGCAACGGTGGATCTCCGTATTATGGAAACCACTGATTTGCATAGCAATATGATGGACTTCGATTACTACAAAGATAGCGCGACAGAAAAGTTCGGCCTGGTGCGTACCGCCAGTCTGATCAACGCCGCCCGCAGTGAAGCCACTAACAGCGTGCTGGTGGATAACGGCGACCTGATCCAGGGCAGCCCGCTCGGCGATTATGTCGCCAGCCACGGACTGAAAAAAGGCGAAGTGCACCCGGTTTATAAGGCGTTAAATACGCTGGATTATGCGGTGGGCAACCTCGGCAACCACGAATTTAACTACGGTCTCGATTTTCTGCACAATGCGCTGGCAGGGGCGAAATTCCCGTACGTTAACGCCAATATCATCGACGTTAAGACCAAAAAACCGCTGTTCACCCCTTACCTTATTAAAGAAACCACGGTTAAGGATAAAGACGGTAAAGATCATACGCTGCGTATCGGTTATATCGGCTTCGTGCCGCCGCAGATCATGACCTGGGATAAAGCCAATCTCGACGGTAAAGTGACGGTCAACGATATCACCGAAACCGCGCGCCGTTATGTGCCTGAGATGCGTGAAAAAGGCGCGGATCTGGTGGTGGTGGTCGCCCACTCCGGCCTGTCTGCCGATCCGTATCAGGCGATGGCGGAAAACTCCGTGTACTACTTAAGCCAGGTGCCGGGCGTGGATACCATTCTGTTCGGCCACGCTCATGCGGTCTTCCCGTCAAAAGACTTCGCCGGTATTAAGGGCGCGGACGTGGAGAACGGCAAGCTAAACGGCGTGCCGTCGGTGATGCCGGGCATGTGGGGCGATCATCTGGGCGTGGTGGATCTGACGCTGAGCAATGACAGCGGGAAATGGCAGGTCACGCAGTCGAAAGCGGAAGCGCGTCCGATTTACGACGCGGTGGCGAAAAAATCGCTGGCCGCTGAAGACAGCAAACTGGTGGACGTGCTGAAGCATGACCACGACGCGACGCGGGAGTTTGTCAGCAAGCCGATCGGCAAATCCGCCGATAACATGTACAGCTATCTGGCGCTGGTGCAGGACGATCCGACGGTGCAGGTGGTGAACAACGCGCAAAAAGCCTACGTTGAGCATTTTATTCAGGGCGATCCGGATCTGGCGAAACTGCCGGTGCTGTCTGCCGCCGCGCCGTTCAAAGTGGGTGGTCGTAAAAACGATCCGGCGAGCTTTGTTGAGGTGGAAAAAGGCCAGCTCACCTTCCGTAACGCCGCCGATCTCTATCTGTACCCGAACACCCTGGTGGTGGTGAAAGTCAGCGGTAGCGAACTGAAAGAGTGGCTGGAGTGCTCCGCCGGGCAGTTTAATCAGATCGATGTGAACAGCAGCAAACCGCAGTCGCTGATCAACTGGGACGGTTTCCGCACCTATAACTTCGATGTCATCGACGGCGTGAAGTATCAGATCGATATCACGCAGCCCGCGCGTTACGACGGTGAATGCCAGAGCGTGAACCCGAAAGCGGAGCGTATTAAGGATCTGACCTTCAACGGCAAAGCTGTCGATCCGGCGGCCACTTTCCTCGTCGCCACCAATAACTACCGCGCTTACGGCGGCAAATTTGCCGGTACCGGCGACAGCCATATCGCGTTCGCGTCGCCGGATGAAAACCGCGCCGTGCTGGCGAAGTGGATCGGCGACGAGTCGGCGCGCGCGGGTGAGATCCACCCGGCGGCGGATAATAACTGGCGTCTGGCCCCTATCCACAGTAAAACGCCGCTCGATATTCGCTTTGAGACCTCGCCGTCGGAAAAAGCGGCGGCCTTTATCAAAGAGAAAGCGCAGTATCCGATGAAAAATACCGGCACCGACGACATCGGTTTCGCAATTTATCAGCTGGATTTAGGCGGAAAATAA
- the cysQ gene encoding 3'(2'),5'-bisphosphate nucleotidase CysQ has product MLDAICQLAREAGDAIMQVYDGHQPMDVTSKTDDSPVTAADIAAHQIIVQGLVALTPDIPVLSEEDPPSWEIRQHWQRYWLVDPLDGTKEFIKRNGEFTVNIALIENGKPVLGVVYAPVLNVMYSAADGKAWKEESGIRKPIQVRDARPPLVVISRSHSDDELKEYLQQLGEHQTTSIGSSLKFCLVAEGQAQLYPRFGPTNVWDTAAGHAVAAAAGAHVHDWQGKPLDYTPRESFLNPGFRVSIY; this is encoded by the coding sequence ATGTTAGATGCAATTTGTCAGCTTGCCCGCGAGGCAGGGGATGCGATTATGCAGGTGTACGACGGCCATCAGCCGATGGACGTCACCAGTAAAACCGATGACTCACCCGTAACGGCGGCAGACATTGCCGCTCATCAAATTATTGTGCAGGGGCTGGTGGCATTAACGCCGGATATTCCTGTGCTCTCGGAAGAGGATCCGCCGTCCTGGGAAATTCGTCAGCACTGGCAGCGCTACTGGCTGGTGGATCCGCTGGACGGCACCAAAGAATTTATCAAACGCAACGGCGAGTTCACGGTGAACATTGCGCTGATCGAAAACGGCAAGCCGGTGCTCGGCGTGGTCTACGCGCCGGTGCTTAACGTGATGTACAGCGCCGCCGACGGCAAAGCCTGGAAAGAAGAGAGCGGCATCCGCAAGCCAATTCAGGTGCGCGATGCCCGTCCGCCGCTGGTGGTGATCAGCCGCTCGCACAGTGATGATGAGCTGAAAGAGTACCTGCAACAGCTGGGCGAGCACCAGACTACTTCCATTGGCTCGTCGTTGAAATTCTGCCTGGTGGCAGAAGGGCAGGCGCAGCTTTATCCGCGCTTTGGGCCGACCAACGTCTGGGATACGGCGGCGGGCCATGCGGTTGCCGCCGCCGCCGGGGCGCACGTTCACGACTGGCAGGGTAAACCCCTCGACTATACGCCGCGTGAATCCTTCCTCAACCCCGGCTTCCGGGTTTCTATTTACTGA
- a CDS encoding YtfJ family protein — MTLRTLLAATCLLLPLMASAHRFENNQRVPPVGIADRGELILSNNEFSYKKWNSAQLPGKVRVVQHIAGRSSAKEKNAALIEAIKSANLPHDRYQTTTIINTDDAIPGSAMFVRSSIESNKKLYPWSQFIVDSDGVARKAWQLDEESSAVAVLDKDGRVQWAKDGALTPEEAQQVVALLRQLLSK; from the coding sequence ATGACCCTACGCACCCTGCTGGCAGCCACCTGCCTGCTCCTGCCATTGATGGCCTCTGCCCATCGCTTTGAGAACAATCAGCGCGTTCCGCCGGTCGGCATCGCCGACAGAGGGGAGCTGATCCTCAGTAATAATGAGTTTAGCTACAAAAAATGGAACAGCGCGCAGCTGCCTGGAAAAGTGCGGGTGGTGCAACATATTGCCGGTCGTTCGTCAGCAAAAGAGAAAAATGCCGCGCTGATCGAAGCGATCAAATCAGCGAATTTGCCCCACGACCGTTACCAGACCACCACCATCATTAATACCGATGATGCCATTCCCGGTTCGGCGATGTTTGTGCGCAGCAGCATTGAGAGCAATAAAAAGCTCTATCCCTGGTCACAGTTTATCGTCGACAGCGACGGGGTGGCGCGTAAAGCCTGGCAACTGGATGAAGAAAGCTCTGCGGTGGCGGTGCTGGATAAAGACGGACGGGTCCAGTGGGCGAAAGATGGCGCGCTGACGCCAGAAGAAGCGCAGCAGGTAGTCGCCCTGCTGCGCCAGTTACTCAGTAAATAG